From a single Microbacterium terrisoli genomic region:
- the ilvA gene encoding threonine ammonia-lyase has protein sequence MTAPTLADFEDAAATLQGIALRTPIDQSLYLSELTGVPVYLKLENLQRTGSFKIRGASYRLSRLSESERARGVVAASAGNHAQGVALAAQQLGIPATIFMPLGVPVPKLLATRGYGADVVLEGATVETPLRLAEEFAERTGAVLIPPFDHRDVIIGQGTLGLELWDALPDLDTVIMGIGGGGLIAGVGAAVKARAAAEGRTVRVIGVQAENSAAYPESLRAGHPIQVPTTPTIADGIAVARPGDIPFEIIRDVVDEVVTVTEDDIARALLVLLERAKQVVEPAGAVGVAAILAGKITAGGTTAVVLSGGNIDPLLLQRVVAHGLAASGRYMSLRIPLPDRPGQLAQVAELLAQAGANVVEALHTRHGQGMQISEVVLQLSVETRGTEHRARVIETLRAAGFDPAVVED, from the coding sequence ATGACCGCTCCCACACTCGCCGACTTCGAAGACGCGGCGGCCACGCTGCAGGGCATCGCTCTGCGCACGCCCATCGACCAGTCGCTGTATCTGTCGGAACTGACGGGTGTGCCGGTCTACCTGAAGCTGGAGAACCTGCAGCGCACGGGGTCGTTCAAGATCCGCGGCGCCAGCTACCGTCTGTCCCGGTTGAGCGAGAGCGAGCGGGCCAGGGGAGTGGTCGCCGCCTCGGCGGGCAACCACGCGCAGGGTGTGGCCCTGGCCGCGCAGCAGCTCGGCATTCCCGCTACGATCTTCATGCCGCTGGGCGTGCCGGTGCCCAAGCTTCTGGCCACCCGCGGGTACGGCGCAGACGTCGTGCTCGAAGGTGCGACGGTCGAGACGCCGCTGCGATTGGCCGAAGAGTTCGCCGAGCGCACCGGTGCCGTGCTCATCCCCCCGTTCGACCACCGTGACGTGATCATCGGCCAGGGCACGCTGGGCCTGGAGCTGTGGGACGCACTGCCCGACCTCGACACCGTGATCATGGGTATCGGCGGCGGGGGCCTGATCGCCGGCGTCGGCGCGGCGGTGAAGGCGCGCGCGGCCGCGGAGGGCCGTACGGTGCGGGTCATCGGCGTGCAGGCGGAGAACTCGGCCGCCTATCCCGAATCGCTGCGCGCAGGCCACCCGATCCAGGTGCCCACCACGCCCACCATCGCCGACGGCATCGCCGTCGCCCGACCCGGCGACATCCCGTTCGAGATCATCCGCGACGTGGTGGACGAGGTCGTCACCGTCACCGAAGACGACATCGCGCGTGCCCTGCTGGTGCTGCTGGAACGCGCGAAGCAGGTCGTCGAACCGGCCGGAGCGGTCGGAGTCGCCGCGATCCTGGCAGGCAAGATCACCGCGGGCGGAACGACCGCCGTCGTGCTGTCCGGCGGCAACATCGACCCGCTGCTGCTGCAGCGTGTGGTCGCGCACGGGCTCGCGGCATCCGGTCGTTACATGTCCCTGCGCATTCCGCTTCCCGACCGTCCCGGTCAGCTCGCCCAGGTGGCCGAACTGCTCGCCCAGGCCGGAGCGAACGTCGTCGAGGCGCTGCACACCCGGCACGGGCAGGGCATGCAGATCAGCGAGGTCGTGCTGCAGCTGAGCGTGGAGACCCGGGGGACCGAGCACCGCGCGCGCGTCATCGAGACGCTGCGCGCGGCCGGATTCGACCCCGCA